From one Luteolibacter sp. SL250 genomic stretch:
- a CDS encoding glutamate-5-semialdehyde dehydrogenase, which produces MSTLQETIHEMGRNARQASYRLSQLSSDQKNAILRAMAAELRARVPALLEANALDIAAGEAKGLSGAMLDRLRLDEKRVEAIAAGIDQVATLPDPVGQVMDDWSRPNGIRIQQVRVPIGTIGIIYESRPNVTADAAVLCFKTGNATILRGGSEAIHSNRAIADALQAGGASAGLPDHAIQLIPFTDRESVTILAQMDKWLDLIIPRGGKGLIETVVSQARMPVIKHYDGICHLYADKDLDEDVAVTLTVNSKTQKPGVCNALEDLLVHRDVAETFLPKAAAALREKGVQLRGCERTLAILPDVVPATEEDWTTEFLDLIIAVKVVDSIEEAIDRINTNGSHHTDVIATRDSATAEQFLRDVHSACVFHNVSSRFADGGEFGFGAEIGISTDKLHARGPMGLRELTSYQYRVRGEGQLKG; this is translated from the coding sequence ATGTCCACCCTCCAGGAAACCATCCACGAAATGGGCCGCAACGCGCGGCAGGCCTCCTATAGGCTCTCCCAGCTCAGCAGCGACCAGAAGAATGCCATCCTGCGTGCGATGGCGGCGGAACTGCGCGCACGGGTGCCGGCCCTGCTGGAGGCGAACGCGCTGGACATCGCGGCGGGCGAGGCGAAGGGCCTTTCCGGAGCCATGCTGGATCGGCTGCGGCTGGATGAAAAACGCGTCGAAGCCATTGCCGCGGGCATCGACCAGGTGGCCACGCTGCCAGACCCTGTGGGCCAGGTGATGGATGACTGGAGCCGTCCGAACGGCATCCGCATCCAGCAGGTGCGCGTGCCCATCGGCACCATCGGCATCATCTACGAAAGCCGCCCCAACGTGACGGCGGATGCCGCCGTCCTTTGCTTCAAGACCGGCAATGCGACGATCCTGCGGGGAGGCAGCGAGGCCATCCACTCGAACCGCGCCATCGCGGATGCCCTGCAGGCAGGCGGTGCGTCGGCGGGTCTGCCGGACCATGCCATCCAGCTCATCCCTTTCACGGACCGGGAGAGCGTCACCATCCTCGCTCAGATGGATAAGTGGCTGGACCTCATCATTCCCCGTGGCGGCAAGGGCCTCATTGAGACCGTGGTTTCCCAGGCCCGCATGCCGGTCATCAAGCACTACGATGGCATCTGCCACCTCTACGCCGACAAGGACCTTGACGAGGACGTGGCGGTGACGCTGACGGTCAACTCGAAGACCCAGAAGCCCGGCGTGTGCAACGCGCTCGAGGATCTGCTCGTCCACCGGGATGTGGCGGAAACTTTCCTGCCAAAGGCGGCTGCCGCCCTGCGGGAAAAAGGCGTCCAGCTCCGTGGTTGCGAGCGCACGCTGGCCATCCTGCCGGACGTGGTGCCCGCCACGGAGGAAGACTGGACCACGGAATTCCTCGATCTGATCATCGCGGTGAAGGTGGTGGACTCCATCGAGGAAGCCATTGATCGCATCAACACGAACGGCTCCCACCATACGGACGTCATCGCCACCCGTGACAGCGCGACGGCGGAGCAATTCCTGCGGGATGTGCACTCCGCTTGTGTGTTCCACAATGTCTCCAGCCGCTTCGCCGATGGTGGCGAGTTCGGCTTCGGTGCGGAGATCGGGATTTCCACCGACAAGCTGCACGCCCGCGGACCGATGGGCCTCAGGGAGCTGACCAGCTACCAGTACCGGGTCCGTGGCGAAGGTCAGTTGAAAGGCTGA